The DNA segment aaaagtttaacatgcatttgtaactcaAGAAGCAATATGGTAGTAAGAAAACATGTCGTATGTTTTCATTAATTGGGAAACAGGCGCTTAGGCCAATCATACATTGTGGATAAATAACATATAGGGCGTTTAGCCAACGTAGGAAATCAGGTAGGTGCGTGGCCCACATGAGAGAAATGGCGCATGGCCTAAAGTAGTTACATATAGCacttgcgcagttgttgcgcgttCCACGTGCGCGGGATGATGTGGCCATCCAATGTTCGCAAtttgtatgccccctttcctagcACTTATTGGAccaagtatgggccttcccatttgggtgctagtTTTCCTGGGCGTTCGGCGTTCGAAGCTTCGTTGTCTCGGAAAACGTATTCTCCTggagtgaaggtacaaatgcggactctcttattgtagtacctttccagttgTGTCTTGTATTTCGCTTCCTTAATACGCGCAATCTCGCgtctttcttccaagaggtccagaTCGAGACGGCGCTCTGCTTCATTATCAACCGTGTTGACTGCTGTCAACGCGGTGAGGGGAATCCAACTTCCGCCGGGATAACTGCTTCCGAGACGCATTCTAGGCTGAAAGGAGTTTCGCCAGTGCTTGTCTtcggcatggttcgatgagcccataggatgcttgggagctcatctacccagcctCTTCGCTTTGTGCCCAGTCGGGCTTTTATCCCCTCTACAATACTTTTGTTGACGCTTTCCACTTGACCGTTGCCCTGAGGATGGGCTACGGACGAGAAGGTATGCTcgatcttcatttccttcatcaaattttgaagatcctcagaagcaaAATTGGTACCGTCGTTTGTGACGATTTTGAGTGGAAGACCAAATCTGCAAATGATGTGCTCCCAGATAAACTTGCACACCATCATTGCAGTGGTTGATGCGAgggctttggcctccacccacttggtgaaatagtCAACAGCCACGATTATAAACTTTACGGCTCCCGGGGCGTCTAGGAAAGGTCCCACCATATCAATCCCCCACTGTTGGAAAGGCCAAGCAGTGGACACTGGGATAAGATCATTTTTGGGGCGTAGGGTCTTTGGAGAATGCCGCTGACAAGAGTCGCATTTGCGCAGCTCCTTCAGGGCGTcgacatgcatccctggccaATAATATCCAGCGTTCATGATCTTTGCAAcaaccatgcgtggtcctgcaTGGATACCACAGATCCCTTCATGGATTTCTCTGATTAAGTAGGTCGCATcttgggggtccacacagcgcaaTAAGGGCCCTAAGAAGGACTTTCGGTATAGAATACCATCATTCATCTCATAATGCAGGGCCTTGTTTTGAATTTTCCTTGCCTCTGCTTTGTTCTCCGGGAGTATCCCTTCCTGCAGATACTAGATTATAGGGGTCATCCAGGATGGTAGCCCTATTTCGATCACATTTACCTGGCGTAGCAGGACCGATGGGTTTTTGAGTACTTCAATCCTTATATCCTTCGCGAGATGTTGGAAAGAAGTTGAAGCGAGCTTGCTTAAGGCGTCTGCCTGCTTGTTCTCGGAATGATTGATGTGTACTACTCTGTATGACTTGAATTTCTGAAGCAGCTCTTTTGCTTGATCCAAATATAAGGCCATAACGTCACCTTTCGCATCATAGATCCCGTTGACTTGACTGGCGATCAAAAGTGAATCAACGTGCGCTTGcagatgtaacaccccaaaacccgaatgctTATAATTGTCGTATGTTCCTATATGACATATCATGAAATAAATgactaggttatttaacctagtAAATTGTATGATAAAAACTATTTAAAAGATGAAAGTTGTGCCAATTATGTTTTAATGGCAAACATGGAGGGGTTAAATGGTATATAATGAAAGTTGGGTTACTAaataacaaaacacacacacaaacacacactttgcGTGTGTTCTTGATCGAGCAGGAGACTCCCATGGAGTCAAGAACcctaacttcatcattttcatcaaattggaaggctaaatgatgcttaaactcataaccgagcatggattaatgatcaccaacactaggggatcataaggtatgtcttaaatctaagatttgtgatcatgggtgaagtgggttatgctctaatccgtgagataatatgaaattgatcatgtataagggttagaaacatcatatagaacatgggttatgtaaggtttgtgttaatttgaagtttagatgtgaaacccgtttgttatggtgaagatgatgacatggataaatcatctatgtctaaattcttgcttaaaattgatgtattttgatttgtaagatggattcttatgaggggaattgaaagaaatgtgatactagtatgtttgatgtttatgcatgtatgattcatgttgattagaaggaagaaattgatgaattatgtatgaactTGGAGGATCATGcataaattagttgtacattgtgcatagctagtggtacgcacaccaagtgtttgatgaaatgcctaggtgagCTTAATAGAAGAAATTGTATGTAAGTAAAAGATGAATATATGTGGGATGTGAAAATGATGTATTTGATAGTAAACTAACATGAGAagtgtgtttggatattgttcaTGTGGATATTATGTTGAAATGATGTTGGGTTAGCTTAGTATGGGCTAAAGCGTTAGTTGTGAAAATATGAGAATGCTAGCGTGGGTGGAATGgattatgtatgtatatgtgtatatgtatacaagtaagtgatcatgtagttgtagATGTCATACAATATGAGGTTATGTCGTAAGTTATATGTTAAACCGTTGACTTCTGGAAGTCAATTATGCGTCTACACATAAGAAGCATGACTTGAATTGTTGTCGTACAGGTAGGTTCATAGGAAGTCGTATGGTACGTGTTATGTTAATACGCATTATTTGAGATGACATGATGAATTACGTTAATTTGAAAGGATATGAAATTGATTATATGTCTCATGCTTGTTAGTTGTGACTAAAGGAAGTCAAATGTGAAATATGCGGTTGATATGATCATTAGCATGTACAATGATGTATGCTAATGAAAATGTAATTTggtgacatgaaagtataggagtcatgtcaagacggactcaagcatgaaaggctaacgggtcaagaggaggcAAGGAATCGGATACGAAcccggatgcacaaggtaagtgatttccgtaatcacttcgtagtacaagtaagtaattgtcacaccctgtcttttgcggaagcgtatgatgtgtgactagcttgttatcattgcattcgatcataataaacaactacatgatttaaaacgatgttcatccattcggaaaattttgaggatcacaaacacttgtcatttaagttttaaaacacaaccttcatctaggttacaattcaacaaaagtggatgacatctaaacttgtagtctacttctagttacaacacttgcacccaagatccatcctgtcacctgaaatacatgtaattttggaaaacatcaacataaagttgagcgagttcatgcgttttgcataccgagtatgaaaacatggtatgtatcttgtataaataaagtattcttgcaaaaatcaagttttcttgtgtacaccacgtactaattgaatgtttgtacaaagacatttcggcatgtgaggacatatggagcattagtgttggctcctttaaggcatgtgaggacttatggagcattagtgttggctcctttagctatgtcgattaccctcgactgtgtcgattaacctcgactgtgtcaatttcccttgattGTGTCGATTACCCTTGACtatgtcgattaacctcgactgtgtcaatttcccttgactgtgtcgattaccctcgactgtgtcgatttacctcgactttgtcgattaacctcgactgtgtcgatttccctcgactgggacaccgaagcactcaagaagtcacataaggaccatgagtggggctcggccgtacccgttagatctaaccctcgtccctaattaagttTTAATGGCATCTCAATAtctagtctatgctcacatgatctagtattttctaggcatttcttaaagcacatcatactcggttctcgttctcaccaagtatgcttctcgtatttttgtattctcaaatcgtattgcactcggtactcgttctcaccaagagtgcttcttgaatttttttaccacttgtaaaaattgtaatatttgtaacatgtatttcacccccgagagttataaaaccaaaaacagttaaagaaaagggggagcatgaactcacaactttgcgttcctgcgtcataaacttcaccggagttgcttatctagcgtcgtgacctaaacgcgttttattaacgttagtcactagacttgtatcgcacaagtgcaagtcactatcttttgtatttgtgttcttgtgttaaaaatatttatatttttaactatttgtcttatatcattttctcaaaaataaatatacgtatcttgtattttgtacccgaattatgtattttgtccaagtaatatattttcataaatatatcctcttgtatatgtctaagcatgttgtacgtgtattttcatgtttatactcctcatgagtatttagtgtatctttacgtctcaatacgctagcacgtataacacatactatatacacttagcacaaaagttggtgataaaataatatatatttttctctcaaaaatatacatatttatatccacttttatttttgaagaaatcctcatttcttatcaccaaaaattagggaaaccttggtaatacctttaaatacatttttagggaataagttcttcaaaaacttatatttttctaagtgtcaaaatttataaaaattttgacagagtttcccctaaaaatggaggtttcccatgttttcaaaacatgtgtttattttcttttaaatcgtcaacaatcatcaacaacaattatcaacaataatcatcaacaacaattatcaacaataatcatcaacaacaattatcaacaataatcatcaacaacaatcactaattttccccatttcatgaacttgcatatttacaaaaatgtgtagtaatttactagcacatttagtaagtcttgttgtctttaaaaataagtttaatttcttaaaaaaaaaaaaaactttatttttaaagaatatgaagttccacaacttctagtcggtttttacgaaaattatttctttgttaaaacttttgttacgctagtgttcgcacacttgtttgatcacaaaaaatcacttttgtttgtgtaagatccggattagaacatgtgatttcttttgacgcttggtcttttgaaaataccacttgtggacacatagatcggctagttttagacactatttcataagtaaaaatacttttacacaagttcatgtttcttgtgtggtagagtttcaccttttaacccttgcaccatttcaaacaagcttatgtcaagatccatgatcttaaccaaacagggttaaatgatgatccgagctaccacaacgtagatcgggcctaaataatcacaaatttcaattactacaacatttacacaactagtgagcttttaaccatcatttttcatgtttttagtagactttaatgcaccattttgtaagatttcgagttttaatcattacacatcacattaaccacttcaaaatagctcaagaatgtgttttaagcaacataccactagctcgaggctagggaagtatctagacgcgaatgtggtggataaaagctagagaaagaggtccttcgagctccgagtgcaccaagccttcttatgcgtgacacttgacacttgtatgatgttggaatgtgaagaacaaaatcgaaaaatatgatggatgattaaggggtgttcggccgaaagtttttgagggagaggagagagtagttttgtggtgttgggtggtgaattgtctagtgtgccatctcaaggtatttatagacattccatatggcatattcctagcatattcctggcatattcctggaatattcctagcatattcctggcatattcctggaatattcctagcatattcctggcatattcctggcatattcttagcatattcctagcatattcttggaatattcctagcatattcctagcatattcctggaatattcttagcatattcctagcatattcctggaatattcctaggttttctgcgttgtctgcgttttgcagtgtaagcactgtgtcgcgtaggaacacacggtacgtgcttaaacttgaaaaataacgtttttaagcgttttaatttatttttcaacacgaacctgattaaaataaaattttaatcataacagaatatttgtgggattaaatattatccgggcggccatcaacgttcgtttcgcagttttgtagcaattagttctgctcttaaagtgtgtttcgggtgctttttagtgcttatttttgctttcatatagcatatatattaaacccttgtatgtactcttgggttttaatgtattcttgttattggacctacacctaggctccaattttattgtctgactgctttctgtagttccgttgacacagtgtgtcttaccggtgagtttactaatatttttgacgcaacgctctcgttttttgcataaagcaatattttgtagtataaaacgtacatgaattcacttgtatggaattcagaaacttatttctcttgtaaactagatcatgtatgttcattaaggcacagatcactgttcatttagtgtacggaatgtacggaaaagtgacggttgtcacagtaataaagtgttgtaatgaattaaatatgatgtttgaggtcaaatatgtgttaaagtctttcgtcgtaaatgatgggtttaaggttgaccaaaatgcccatgatgggtattttggggtaaacgaacttaaaagtggtttagaagcaagttattcgattagagtaatgttttggacaagtatggaagtggggatgatggtttggtcagtcatagaccaattaatgcgcgaatacccttaacgggtcaaatagttagaaaatagttaagtcgaatgtatgtaagttaaggatttccgtaatccggaggtaagattttaagttcatatgatagaatgtgaatttacaagcatgtaggaagaaacgggaggtcaaacgggtaaacggttcaaaagttacgtgcgttttagtgcgtacggacgacgaaacgaacctgcagaaaactgcaaaaactagagggcgtcgccgacgggtagggggcccaaaggtgggatcctaaagaatatgtagtaatatggtacccaaaggtgggatcctaaagaatatgtagtaatatggtacccaaaggtgggatcctaaagaatatgtagtaatatggtagccaaaggtgggatcctaaagaatatgtagtaatatggtacccaaaggtgggatcctaaagaatatgtagtaatatggtacccaaaggtgggatcctaaagaatatgtagtaatatggtacccaaaggtgggatcctaaagaatatgtagtaatatggtacccaaaggtgggatcctaaagaatatgtagtaatatggtacccaaaggtgggatcctaaagaatatgtagtaatatggtacccaaaggtgggatcctaaagaatatgtagtaatatggtacccaaaggtgggatcctaaagaatatgtagtaatatggtagccaaaggtgggatcctaaagaatatgtagtaatatggtacccaaaggtgggatcctaaagaatatgtagtaatatggtacccaaaggtgggatcctaaagaatatgtagtaatatggtacctaaatgtgggattctaagttaagaatttccttaagtagatacgtatgaaggtatgtatgtatgtatgtatgtgtgaatataagtggtatgtatgaatgaatgtatgtatgtatgtatgtaggtatgcacgtatgtaggaacgtacgtatgaatgtaggtacgtaggtttgtaagtagttatgtgtgaacggatgcacatatgtaagtatgtatgaaagtatatacgcatgtattcaatgaaattgagtattgacgataataatagtgtgccttgtgaacgaagtgtaacgcaggtacaatgagaaagtctcaccacggaatgtacgatcagatggaaagctgggatgtaaagaattaacggaacaagaagtaaacgtgaataaatcttgtatgtttataatgcgtactaatgttatgaatttaatgtggtgagcgcaggtagtacgagtcatgaggatcatcaaggaacagagatcgaggatcgagtcactagtgagattgtacgggaacgttgatgtatacaatgtagtaaacataagctatgtttttacttagtaaataagtcgattgatggatttatgtgaaagagttatgttaaagttaatttttaaataagttaaggtgtttataatgaaagaaagtttatggcttgaacttccgctgcgacttttagtcaaatacgtattagggtcttacaagttggtatcagagccctggtttgagggaatcaagtacgagaaggtaggtacttgaactcaaacctatgtgctcttgtgataaggaacctgtacaatccatgactcgatcaagatccaaaggtaagcttaaaagtttggagaggatgatccgtgaatgcggtctaaGGTGGATGCTAAGGCAGGCAAGGATGCGAATGGACAGACGGACCCTAGGTACACAATGTTGACATGTATGGGTaccgttgttaaaagaaaaaggaagaagtctccttgggagggtaagtactaaacggaagacaacgatattgtcttggtaaaattgtaaaaatgtagcacgaactgagacccactaatgcggacataaggcgatgattacctgaaggcacggaattagtatgtgaattgcgcacctggccagtacgcaagaagcatatgacgttcgtgagaccgtggtaattatcgcaggtatatctgtagaattgggtagcaggtgggcgtgcgggtgaagtgggtagtaaggctctcgggaaattgagaatactatgtaggaatgaaatgcagaaaatgatatgtttgaatctgtgagacggattcagcacatgtaaggaatgaaagatgtgaatgggtaatgtaaatgaaatgtttgaatccgcgaaaaGGATTCAAAGCACGAAAGGAAGAAAACGTATGAATAGTATGTTTGgaaccgctagacggattcaaaacatgaaagcaatgaaaggcatgaatgtgACGTTTGAGTTCGCGGGacggatttaaaatataaaaagggatgaaattaatccacatcacaatgtgtcgacagtttgaccatggttgtgtcaaacgagtcatacgggtaaatgtaaagtaataaacaaaagaatgatcgtaatgGGCATGCAAACCTAAATTTTAAAGCGAAAGAAAGAAGTTCGAACAAGTTATGTGTTAAATATGTTAGTAATGGACTCTTAGGAGTCAtaatgaatgacgggctacgacccggacaATGATTTAAATACGAACAGGTAAGTTTTGTTAAGAATACCGaaatgatgtaatgaatgtctatgcaagtaagcatgaatggaaagaagtacGAAGAGTACCTCAATACATCTATGGTAAGTAAGAAATGACAGCCTGACCTGGAAAgggtcaaactgcaaaggttgaTGAAATGAGGAACCAGAATAAAAGAATTGCATGTAAGGAATGAAATGCGGAATGTGTTAAAGTTTGTACGTAGGACGTTGAAAAAGGAAATATAGGTGAGTAATCACCTAGTATAATGAATGCTTGAATGAAATGTGCTAAccgcaaaaaaaaaattgtagattataatgttaggaactcttgatgtgatgaaaccaaacGAATTGGTGGAAGGATGTGCACGGGCGAAATCGCATTACGCggatgaatgaaatctagcctagtatggctagtactcgtgaagaatgCGGATCGATCTGGGTTGCGGATCGTCGATTGATGATATGAGATAAGGTCAGTAAAAAGTTTAACTTATGTTAGATAAGTATGAATTGGTTAATTGGCACAATATGGAATGGGTATTATGGGAAGTTTGATTTATTCCAAGAATTGGTTAATTGGGTACGACCTATGAAGTGAATGATGGAATGGGTATGGTATAATATGGGAAGTTTGATGTTTTTTTTAGTTGACATAAGAAGAAAGCTATGTCATCAAGAAGCGAATCTCAAAGGTTTTGAGTGAAAAGCTCGAGTATTGGTTAAACTCTCATGAAATGAATTGCACGACACGTATGCTTATGCAAAATAAGTAAAACACGAAATGAGAGGTTAGTAATGTGGAATGAATGAGGCAAGTTGAAGGTAACGTAAGGATATGTATGTTACAAATGACTATAGAAAAGTAGAATGAGCTAACTATGGAGTTAAGCATGTAGGTGTAACTATGAAGTAGTAGTTTTGTGGTGATAACAAAACAATAGTTAAATGTTATACAACGTGTGCATGGAATGGAATCTTAAAGGATGAGGCAAAAGTATTAAATCTATTTTAAACAGATCATATGAAGGTAAGCATTATTATAAGTTTAAATGAATATGTATTTTGACCTGCTACTAACGGGTCGAGGAAATGAGAATGTTATGTGAAAGTATGCCATGGAAAGTATAGACTTGTTAAGAAGAAGTCAAGTGTATGAATAATTATGAAATGAGATAGGACGATTACTTATAATTATAATGTGACTATTAAGTCAAAAAAAATAGATGTGTGTGTGTAAgaggaaatgagaaaggtttcggggacgaaacctcatttaaggggggtagacttgtaacaccccaaaacccgaatgctTATAATTGTCGTATGTTCCTATATGACATATCATGAAATAAATgactaggttatttaacctagtAAATTGT comes from the Helianthus annuus cultivar XRQ/B chromosome 4, HanXRQr2.0-SUNRISE, whole genome shotgun sequence genome and includes:
- the LOC110933479 gene encoding uncharacterized protein LOC110933479 → MICHIGTYDNYKHSGFGVLHLQAHVDSLLIASQVNGIYDAKGDVMALYLDQAKELLQKFKSYRVVHINHSENKQADALSKLASTSFQHLAKDIRIEVLKNPSVLLRQEGILPENKAEARKIQNKALHYEMNDGILYRKSFLGPLLRCVDPQDATYLIREIHEGICGIHAGPRMVVAKIMNAGYYWPGMHVDALKELRKCDSCQRHSPKTLRPKNDLIPVSTAWPFQQWGIDMVGPFLDAPGAVKFIIVAVDYFTKWVEAKALASTTAMMVCKFIWEHIICRFGLPLKIVTNDGTNFASEDLQNLMKEMKIEHTFSSVAHPQGNGQVESVNKSIVEGIKARLGTKRRGWPRMRLGSSYPGGSWIPLTALTAVNTVDNEAERRLDLDLLEERREIARIKEAKYKTQLERYYNKRVRICTFTPGEYVFRDNEASNAERPGKLAPKWEGPYLVQ